The Caldicellulosiruptor obsidiansis OB47 genome segment TTTCAAACTTTTTCTTTTCAATCATGCTTTCTATTACCTCTTTTTTCTTCTCCTCAACTCTAATTTGCTGATAGTAAATTAACTGGTTTTGAACATCCACCCTCTTTTTTAGCATGCTGAGAAACTGGGAATAGACTTTCATCTGCTGTGGCAAAAAACCATTCAAGCAAAGACTTTTTAAATCTTCTTTCACCTTTTTTACATCCTCTTCCAGTTCAAGTTTTCGTGCAATGTACTCATTCAAAACTTGATTTTGCTTAGCAAGCTCAGATTTTTTTATTTCCTCAAACTGCATTTTTATCTTTAATAGCTGTTCAAACCTGAACCTTTTCATCTTCTTTTCAACCCTTCAAAAAGCGTTTTACGAGATTATGTTTCTTAGCATCTCAATTTCCTCTTCAAACTCGAACCTCTCGTCAACATCCTGCCTCAAAAACTGGTTTATCCGTGGCACAAGTTCAATCGCCCTGTCAATCTCCGGGTTTGACCCTTTTGTATACGCACCAATGTTTATCAAATCCTCTGCTTCCCTATACACAGCTAAAATTCGTTTAGTCTCGTTCGCAAGCTCCCTGTGAGAAGACTCAACAATATCGTTCATCACCCTGCTGATACTGGCAAGTACATCAACAGCAGGATAGTGATTTTTGTTCGCAATTGCCCTTGAAAGAACAATGTGACCATCCAAAATACCCCGTGCTGTGTCAGTAATAGGTTCGTTAAAATCATCACCGTCAACAAGGACAGTAAAAAGGGCTGTGATAGACCCTTTCTGGTTCTTCCCTGCACGCTCCAAAAGCTTTGGCATAATGGAAAACACAGAAGGTGTGTACCCACGCGACACTGGTGGCTCACCAATTGCAAGCCCTATCTCCCTTTGAGCCATCGCAAACCTTGTAAGCGAGTCCATCAAGAAAAGAACATCAAGTCCCTGGTCACGAAAATACTCTGCAATTGCCATTGCAACATATGCTGCCTTTACTCTTTTCAGGGCTGATTCATCAGAAGTTGCAACTACTACAACAGACCTTTTAAGCCCTTCTTCCTTCAAATCTTTCTCCAGAAACTCTTTTAGCTCTCTTCCCCTTTCACCAATTAAAGCAAGAACATTAACATCTGCTTTAGCATTTCGTGCAATCATGCCAAGAAGTGTACTCTTGCCAACGCCGCTTCCTGCAAATATTCCAACTCTCTGCCCTCTGCCAATTGTTAAAAGAGCATCAATCGCTTTTATTCCAAGCGGCATTATAGTATCTATTCTCGGCCTTTCAAGTGGGTTTGGTGCCCTGTTTTCAACAGGGTATTTTATCTTTGATTTTATCTCGCCTTTGCCATCAATTGGCTGTCCTAAACCGTCAAGAATTCGACCAAGAAGCTCATTACCTACTTTAATTTCAAAAATACTGTCTTGAGCTATAACTTTACAGCCCGGAAACACACCAACAAGGTCAGAATAAGGCATTAAAAGTACTTTATTATCTTTAAACCCTACAACCTCTGCCAAAGTCTCTGTCTTCACAGCCTTTATACGACAAAGTGTACCTATGCTAACAGCAGGTCCCTGTGACTCTATCGTAAGGCCTATAACCTGATTTACAAATCCAGTAAACTGGTAAAAATTTGTATTTTCAACTTTTGATTTGAGTTTTTCAAGCATGTCAATCACCAATCAATGACTCAATTATTTCTTGAATTTTCTCCAGACGCATCCTTACACCTGTTTCAACAAAACCGTACGGAGTTTCAATTACCACATCCCCACCTCTCAAAGCCTTGTCAACCTTTATGTCTACTTTGTCAACCCCGTCTATCCCTCGCAAAATTTCTTCAAGTTTTTCATTTACATACTCAAAATCTTCCTCACTCACCCTTAAAGTCAAACTGTTTCGGATTGAAAGCTGTAAAATAGCATTCTTAATATACTGCTGCAAAAAACTTTTATCTCTTATCTCCCTTTCTAAAACCTTTTCTAAAATCTGAGGTACAAGGAGCAAAACCTCGTTCTCAAGGTCTTTGAGAATATTTTCTCTTTCTTTGAGTATCATTGCTTTTTGAATTTCTATATTTTCAAGCATCTTTTTATATTCTTTTTGAGCATCAAGCAAACCCTTTTCAAAACCTTCTTTATAGCCATTTTCCTGCGCCTGTTTTAAAATCAGTTGAGCGCGGGTATTCGCTTCGTCTATTATCCTCTGAGCCTCTTGTTTTGCTTTACTCAAGAGCTCTTCAGCTTCTTTTTGAAAAGCCTCAGCTCTGTTTTTTTGTTTTTCAAATTCCTCTTCCTGTTCTTTTAACTTTCTTTCATAGTTTTCAATCTCAGCTCTTGCTTTTATAAGTTTTTCAAGTAGCACTTTATAGTTCGTTTCAACTGGATTTTGAATTAGCACCTGGTTATTTCTGATAACATTAGACAATTATCTCATCTCCCCCGCCACGAGAAATGACAATCTCTCCCGCATCTTCAAGCTTTCTAATAATGTTAACAATCTTTTGCTGAGCTTCTTCTACATCACGAATTCTTACAGGTCCCATGTATTCCATATCTTCTTGAATCATCTCTGCCATTCGTTTTGACATATTGCTAAAGATAACCTTTCGAACCTCCTCAGTTGTACCTTTGAGAGCAATTGCCAGTGTATTGTTTTCAACCTCACGCAAAATTCTCTGAATAGACCTGTTGTCAAGCTTGACAATGTCTTCAAATACAAACATGCGTTTTCTGATCTCTTCAACAAGTTCAACATCTTCAAGTTCCAGTGCTTCCAAAATCCTCTTTTCTGTACCCCTGTCAACGGCATTCAATATGTCAACAATAGCCTGAATACCGCCAACAACTGTGTAATCCTGCATAACAACAGATGAAAGTTTTTTCTCAAGCACCTTCTCAACTTCACGTATGACATCCGGTGAAGTTCTGTCCATAAGCGCAATCCTTCGCGCAACATCAGCCTGTTTTTCTTGAGGCAATGATGCCAAAACCTGTGCTGCTTGCTGTGGTTTTAAGTATGAAATAACAAGCGCTATTGTCTGTGGATGTTCGTTTTGAATAAAGTTGAGTATCTGCGATGCATCAGCTTTCCTGATAAAGTCAAAAGGTCTTACCTGAAGAGATACTGTAAGCTTTTCTATAACCTCTTTGGCCTTTTCAGGTCCAAGCGCCTTTTCCAAGACCTCTTTTGCATAGTCAATACCACCTTCTGCAATGTACTCCTGTGCAAGGCAAAGATTGTAAAACTCTTCCAAGATGGCCTGCTTTTGTTCAGGCGATACTGTTCTTATATTGGCTATCTCTAAAGTCAGCTCTTCAATCTCCTCTTCTTTCAAGTGCTTAAAAATCTTTGCTGACCTCTCAGGCCCAAGTGCAATTAAAAGCATAGCCGCTTTTTGTTTACCAGAAAACCCTGTTTTGGGCATTTATTATCATCACTCCCAATCTTCGTTAAGCCAGTTTCTCAGAAGTTGTGCTACTATTTCAGGTTTTTCTCTTAAGAGTTTATCAATCTGTTTTTCGTACTGGTTAACACCAAATTCTTCAACATTTATCTCTTCAACTTCTGCTTCTTTTCTCTTTTCGGCCTCTTGCAAAATTCCCTCAGCTACAGGTTTTTCCTCTGAAATCTCTACAGGTCCAACACCAGCAAGTTCTACAGTACGTGATTTGCCCCTCGACGCCTTTATCAAAAGACTTATAGCAAATACCATCAAAAGTAAAAATGCAAGTGCAACATAAATGTAATCAACAGGGATTTGTCTTTGTGGTCTGTCAACAAAGGTTGGAACTTCATACCCCTCTACAGTAACATTTTGTATACCTGTTGCGCTTTTTATTAAATTTACAATTGTTTCTATCTCTTTTTGGTCTGTCAAAAACGGCCTTTTGTTGTTCTGGTTTTGGAGCTTGAACTGTGCCCATGTCATATTTTTTGCTTGATCAGACTTCTCAAAATCTTCCTGGGTATATGTAATATATCTGTACAACACAACTGCTATTGAAGACTTATCATAGTTGATTGTACCAGGTGCTTTTATAGTCTCAATCTTTTTTTCATTGTTCTGATAATTCACAGTTTCATCACTCTTTGTATATGTAGACTGCCCACCTTGAGAGGTTATAGGATATTGTGTTGTATTCTGGGTTGGATTTGTATCAGTCCCAGGAACACCGCTGGATGAAGAATTTGTGCTCTGGGCTTCCTCCTTTGTCGTCTTTTTTGATACAACTATCCCACTGTCTTCTAAAACAGGAGAGTACTTTGTTTCACTTATCTTTTGCATATCAAAGTTCATATCTAAATTCACTGAAACCTTCACATCTTCAGGGGAGTTTACATAGTTTCCTAAAAGCTCTTTTACTTTTTTTTCTATCTCATTTTTTGTTGCAACTTTGATTTGAAGCTGTTTGCTCGAAAGCCCTTCGGTTGTATCGGATGAGTTATCTGAAAGATAATTCCCTTTATTGTCTATTATCACTACATTTTCTGGCAAAAGTCCTTCAACAGAGGCTGCAACAAACCTCTGAATACCTTCTATCTGGTCTGAGCCTAAACTCTTTTTCAAAGTGAGCTTTACACTTGCAGTGGGTTTTGTTGCCTCATCCTTGAGTGCAAAAGTATAATCCTCAGGAATGCTCAAATTTACAACCGCATCCTCTATGTAATCTGACATCTGCTTTAGAGCCTCTTGAATTTCACTTTCTTTAAGTTTTATAAACGTCCTTCTTTTATCTGACTCTGTTGCCGTCATAGAGCTTGAAAGTTTGAGTGCATCTTCAAATGTAATACTGCTGTTTTTAGGATATCCTGCTTGAGCTGCCGCCATCTTTGCCCTGTCAACATCAGTATCCCTTACTAATATAGTTGTACCACCGTTTGCAGCTTTTGAATCAATCTTTTGCTCACTTAAAATGTTTTGAATCTCTGCTGCCTCTTTAGGATCAAGCCCAGAAAAGATTGTAACATAGTGAGGTCTTGTTGTAATATAAATGGCTGCAATGACCGATAATAATATTATAGAAGAAGATATTATAAACATTATTTTTTGCGATTTAGAAAAATTAGCCCATTTTTCCCTTATATTTTTCAAAAAATCATTCAAAAACTGAGGCAATTACAATACCTCCCCGCAAAGAATAAAAAAACTATACCTGCATGCGCATAATTTCATTGTATGCATCCAAAATTTTATTTCTAATCTGCAATGTAAGCTGCAATGCAATGGAAGCTTTTTCAGATGCTACTATAGCATCCTGTGGGTTTGCAGAAAGCCCTAACAAAAACAGGTTATTCTGATACTCTGCTTCTTTTTGCAGGCTATCTACACCTTCTAATGCTTTGTAAAGAAAATCAACAAACGAAATCTGAGAAGTTTGATTGCTTGCACTGTTTGTATTTATGCTTGAAAATTGCTTCTCAAAAACCTTTGAAATACTATCAAAGTTTATATTTAAAGACATTGTTCGCAAATCCCCCTCAATTATTTACCTATCTCAAATGTTCTTGTTATCATTGACTTTGTTATATTAAGAGCAGTGACATTTGCCTCATAAGAACGTGACGCTTCAATCATGTTAACCATTTCTGTAACAATATCTACATTCGGATAATTTACATACCCATTTTGGTCAGCATCAGGATGAGTAGGGTCATATACTTTTTTAAACGGACTTGGGTCCTCTAAAATTGCTTTAACTCTCACACCGCCATAATATGAATTTGCAGCCTCACCAATCTTTTGAGTTAAGATATCAGCAAAGCTCTGTTTTCTTTCTTCAAAAACCACAATTTTTCTTCTGTAAGGCTGACCACTTTCTGTTCTTGTAGTATTTGCATTTGCAATATTCTGGGCAATTACATCCATTCTTACCCGCTGTGCAGTCAAGGCTGACGATGAAATGTTTATCGCATCAAACATTCCCACCTCTATCACCTTCCTTCCTTTATCACCATCTTCCACTTGTTTATCTCTCTCGAAAGCTGAAGTGAAACACCGTCAAAATACAGAGAGTTTTGCAGGAGTTTTCCCATCTCCTGTTCTATGTCCACAGTGTTCTGATCAAGTCTCATTTGGAAACTGCTGTCAAGCACTTCTATGGAATTATCTGGACTGCTACTGCTTTCTTTTATATGTCTTTCATTGGTTGTCACAAGTTCTAAACTTTCTTCTTGGTTAAAACTCCTTTGCAAGAATGCTTCAAAATTCAAGTCTTTTGCCTTATAGCCAGGCGTATCCGCATTTGCTATGTTGTTTGAGATTATCTCGTTTCTCTTCCACGCCCAGTCAAGAGCCTTTTTGTAAAGGTCAATTTTATCAAACATATTTATCATTTTTTATCCCTCTATTTTTCGACAATCTTTTATTCTATTTTACAAAATTTTTGATAAAAATACCATACAAAATTTTTTAGACTGAAAATGATATAAGAAAGAGGATAGCAAGAGACACACATTCACAATTCCCCCTGCTATCCTCATCTTTCCACTCACTTTAATTTTAGCTTTTCCTTTTGTTTTTCTATCTCATTTCTCACCATTTCATTTAACACCTTTATATATGTGCCTTTGAGACCAAGCGACCTTGTCTCTATAAGTCCTGCACTTTCAAACTTTCTGAGCGCATTTACAATGACAGAACGTGTTATTCCCACCTTGTCTGCAATTCTGCTTGCAACCAAAAGTCCTTCATTCCCTTTTAGCTCATCAAAAATATGCACAAGCGCTTCAAGCTCAGACACAGAAAGTGTCTCAATCGCCGATTTTATCATCTCTCTTTTTTTCTTTTCCTCTTCATCTTCTTCCTTTAAAAGATTTAAAAGCTCAAGCCCAATCACAGTTGAGGCATATTCAAGTACAATTATATCTTCTTCTGTAAAAGCGGAAAAACTTTTGAATGCCAAAACTGTGCCGAATCTTCTTCCTCCGCCAATTACAGGGACAGATGTGCACAGCAGGTCGTTTTCTCCACCAGCTTTGCTCTCAATTTCAGCAATCCTAGTGATGTCTGAAAACTTCATATTTGCTCTGGTGTCCACAAACCACCAAAAAAACTTTTGAAGCTTATCGCCTATCTTTTTCTCTTCAGAAAGCTTTATATCCACATTCACAAAAGGCATGATGTATTTGCAAATGACCTTCCCATCTTTGTCAATAAAAAATACACTCGAATCTGTCACATCACCAACAACAGAGCACAGCCTTTCAAAATCCAAAACCCCTTTGTCCTTGCTTTGGATAACTCTGTTTAGTTTTCTGACCTTTTCAAGAAGACTCTGCTGCATTCGCTTTTTTATCTCCCTTCGCCAATTCCTTTGGAAGGTATGAACAAAATTATATTATAAATCTGCTCAAATCTTTGTCCTTTATAATATCCGAAACCTTTGAATATACATAATCCTTGTCAATCACAAGGTCTACTGGTTTTTCAACATTTGCATATTCAAATGAAATATCTTCCATTATCTTTTCAACAACAGTGTGAAGTCTTCGCGCACCGATATTCTCGCTCTGCTCATTTATTTTCACAGCAACTTTTGCAATAGCTTCTATTGCATTATCTGTAAAGGTAATGTTCACACCCTCTGTCTTCATAAGTTCAACATACTGTTTTATAATTGCATTTTTCGGTTGTGTAAGTATCTTTTTGAAATCCTCTTCTGTCAAAGGATTAAGCTCCACAACAACCGGGAACCTTCCCTGAAGTTCTGGTATCAGGTCAGAAACCTTTGCAACATGGAAAGCTCCAGCTGCAATAAACAAAATATGGTCTGTCTTTACAGGACCGTATTTTGTCATAACAGTGCTTCCCTCAACAATGGGAAGAATGTCTCTTTGCACACCTTCTCTTGATACATCAGGACCAACACTTGAACCTTTTCCTGCAATCTTGTCTATCTCATCAATAAAAATGATCCCTTGTTGCTCAGCCCTTTGAATAGCTTCTTTTATAACCTCATCCATGTCAATAAGCTTGTTGTACTCTTCCTGCTCTAAAACTTCACGCGCTTCTCTTATTGTCATTTTCTTCTTTTTTTTCTTCTTTGGAAATAGCGAACCAAAAACATCTTGAAAAGAAATTCCCATCTCGTCAGAAATTGTACCCATGATCATCTCAAACGGAGGTTTTACAGTATCCTCAACCTCAACTTCAATTACTTTATCTTCAAGCTCTCCAGAGCGCAGTTTTTCGCGCAAAATCTCTCTTTGGGTCTTAATATAGTCGTCTGTTGTCTGATAACTTTGGTCCATCTCTTGCGAGGTGGCACCAAAAAGTGCTTCAAACGGATTTTTAAACCCTGCTTTTCTTGACTGAGGTTCAGGAATTAATATCTCCAAAATTCTGTCCTCAACAAGAGCTTTTGCTCTTTCTTTCATTCTTTCCATATATTCGCTCTTAACTAAGGAGATTGCATTTTCAACAAGGTCTCGTACCATTGAATCTACATCTCTTCCAACATAT includes the following:
- a CDS encoding FliH/SctL family protein is translated as MSNVIRNNQVLIQNPVETNYKVLLEKLIKARAEIENYERKLKEQEEEFEKQKNRAEAFQKEAEELLSKAKQEAQRIIDEANTRAQLILKQAQENGYKEGFEKGLLDAQKEYKKMLENIEIQKAMILKERENILKDLENEVLLLVPQILEKVLEREIRDKSFLQQYIKNAILQLSIRNSLTLRVSEEDFEYVNEKLEEILRGIDGVDKVDIKVDKALRGGDVVIETPYGFVETGVRMRLEKIQEIIESLIGD
- the fliG gene encoding flagellar motor switch protein FliG, with the translated sequence MPKTGFSGKQKAAMLLIALGPERSAKIFKHLKEEEIEELTLEIANIRTVSPEQKQAILEEFYNLCLAQEYIAEGGIDYAKEVLEKALGPEKAKEVIEKLTVSLQVRPFDFIRKADASQILNFIQNEHPQTIALVISYLKPQQAAQVLASLPQEKQADVARRIALMDRTSPDVIREVEKVLEKKLSSVVMQDYTVVGGIQAIVDILNAVDRGTEKRILEALELEDVELVEEIRKRMFVFEDIVKLDNRSIQRILREVENNTLAIALKGTTEEVRKVIFSNMSKRMAEMIQEDMEYMGPVRIRDVEEAQQKIVNIIRKLEDAGEIVISRGGGDEIIV
- the codY gene encoding GTP-sensing pleiotropic transcriptional regulator CodY, with translation MQQSLLEKVRKLNRVIQSKDKGVLDFERLCSVVGDVTDSSVFFIDKDGKVICKYIMPFVNVDIKLSEEKKIGDKLQKFFWWFVDTRANMKFSDITRIAEIESKAGGENDLLCTSVPVIGGGRRFGTVLAFKSFSAFTEEDIIVLEYASTVIGLELLNLLKEEDEEEKKKREMIKSAIETLSVSELEALVHIFDELKGNEGLLVASRIADKVGITRSVIVNALRKFESAGLIETRSLGLKGTYIKVLNEMVRNEIEKQKEKLKLK
- the flgC gene encoding flagellar basal body rod protein FlgC, whose protein sequence is MFDAINISSSALTAQRVRMDVIAQNIANANTTRTESGQPYRRKIVVFEERKQSFADILTQKIGEAANSYYGGVRVKAILEDPSPFKKVYDPTHPDADQNGYVNYPNVDIVTEMVNMIEASRSYEANVTALNITKSMITRTFEIGK
- the fliE gene encoding flagellar hook-basal body complex protein FliE; this translates as MSLNINFDSISKVFEKQFSSINTNSASNQTSQISFVDFLYKALEGVDSLQKEAEYQNNLFLLGLSANPQDAIVASEKASIALQLTLQIRNKILDAYNEIMRMQV
- the fliI gene encoding flagellar protein export ATPase FliI; amino-acid sequence: MLEKLKSKVENTNFYQFTGFVNQVIGLTIESQGPAVSIGTLCRIKAVKTETLAEVVGFKDNKVLLMPYSDLVGVFPGCKVIAQDSIFEIKVGNELLGRILDGLGQPIDGKGEIKSKIKYPVENRAPNPLERPRIDTIMPLGIKAIDALLTIGRGQRVGIFAGSGVGKSTLLGMIARNAKADVNVLALIGERGRELKEFLEKDLKEEGLKRSVVVVATSDESALKRVKAAYVAMAIAEYFRDQGLDVLFLMDSLTRFAMAQREIGLAIGEPPVSRGYTPSVFSIMPKLLERAGKNQKGSITALFTVLVDGDDFNEPITDTARGILDGHIVLSRAIANKNHYPAVDVLASISRVMNDIVESSHRELANETKRILAVYREAEDLINIGAYTKGSNPEIDRAIELVPRINQFLRQDVDERFEFEEEIEMLRNIIS
- the flgB gene encoding flagellar basal body rod protein FlgB gives rise to the protein MINMFDKIDLYKKALDWAWKRNEIISNNIANADTPGYKAKDLNFEAFLQRSFNQEESLELVTTNERHIKESSSSPDNSIEVLDSSFQMRLDQNTVDIEQEMGKLLQNSLYFDGVSLQLSREINKWKMVIKEGR
- the fliF gene encoding flagellar basal-body MS-ring/collar protein FliF; the protein is MPQFLNDFLKNIREKWANFSKSQKIMFIISSSIILLSVIAAIYITTRPHYVTIFSGLDPKEAAEIQNILSEQKIDSKAANGGTTILVRDTDVDRAKMAAAQAGYPKNSSITFEDALKLSSSMTATESDKRRTFIKLKESEIQEALKQMSDYIEDAVVNLSIPEDYTFALKDEATKPTASVKLTLKKSLGSDQIEGIQRFVAASVEGLLPENVVIIDNKGNYLSDNSSDTTEGLSSKQLQIKVATKNEIEKKVKELLGNYVNSPEDVKVSVNLDMNFDMQKISETKYSPVLEDSGIVVSKKTTKEEAQSTNSSSSGVPGTDTNPTQNTTQYPITSQGGQSTYTKSDETVNYQNNEKKIETIKAPGTINYDKSSIAVVLYRYITYTQEDFEKSDQAKNMTWAQFKLQNQNNKRPFLTDQKEIETIVNLIKSATGIQNVTVEGYEVPTFVDRPQRQIPVDYIYVALAFLLLMVFAISLLIKASRGKSRTVELAGVGPVEISEEKPVAEGILQEAEKRKEAEVEEINVEEFGVNQYEKQIDKLLREKPEIVAQLLRNWLNEDWE
- the fliJ gene encoding flagellar export protein FliJ, with product MKRFRFEQLLKIKMQFEEIKKSELAKQNQVLNEYIARKLELEEDVKKVKEDLKSLCLNGFLPQQMKVYSQFLSMLKKRVDVQNQLIYYQQIRVEEKKKEVIESMIEKKKFEKLKERYLINLVNEIKQLENKELDRVVSYKIYKGIGDRSGRS
- the hslU gene encoding ATP-dependent protease ATPase subunit HslU; translated protein: MMELTPQEIVKELDKYIVGQERAKKCVAIALRNRYRRAKLPKELQDEITPKNILMVGPTGVGKTEIARRLAKLVNAPFVKVEATKFTEVGYVGRDVDSMVRDLVENAISLVKSEYMERMKERAKALVEDRILEILIPEPQSRKAGFKNPFEALFGATSQEMDQSYQTTDDYIKTQREILREKLRSGELEDKVIEVEVEDTVKPPFEMIMGTISDEMGISFQDVFGSLFPKKKKKKKMTIREAREVLEQEEYNKLIDMDEVIKEAIQRAEQQGIIFIDEIDKIAGKGSSVGPDVSREGVQRDILPIVEGSTVMTKYGPVKTDHILFIAAGAFHVAKVSDLIPELQGRFPVVVELNPLTEEDFKKILTQPKNAIIKQYVELMKTEGVNITFTDNAIEAIAKVAVKINEQSENIGARRLHTVVEKIMEDISFEYANVEKPVDLVIDKDYVYSKVSDIIKDKDLSRFII